A genomic region of Megalobrama amblycephala isolate DHTTF-2021 linkage group LG6, ASM1881202v1, whole genome shotgun sequence contains the following coding sequences:
- the kif5c gene encoding kinesin heavy chain: MVDAAECCVKVMCRFRPLNESEITRGDKYIPKFKGEDTVVIAGKPYIFDRVLPPNTTQEQVYDACAKQIVKDVLGGYNGTIFAYGQTSSGKTHTMEGQLHNPQLMGIIPRIAQDIFDHIYSMDENLEFHIKVSYFEIYLDKIRDLLDVSKTNLAVHEDKNRVPFVKGCTERFVSSPEDVMDVIDEGKSNRHVAVTNMNEHSSRSHSIFLINIKQENVETEKKLSGKLYLVDLAGSEKVSKTGAEGSVLDEAKNINKSLSALGNVISALAEGTKTHVPYRDSKMTRILQDSLGGNCRTTIVICCSPSVFNEAETKSTLMFGQRAKTIKNTVSVNMELTAEEWKKKYEKEKEKTRGLKIIIQRLENELKRWRKGETVPVDEQHSSKESKNSEAAPIIDTSAPPPEPLSDSEKTQYEELINDLYQQLDDKDDEINQHSQLAENLKQQMVDQDELLASTRRDYEKIQDDLSRLQHENEAAKEEVKEVLQALEELAVNYDQKSHEVEERGKTNQQLSEELVQKSATLAGVERDLSALQELSGHHKKRSAEILGLLLRDLNEIGSVIALNDHKMAEMNGGMEEEFTMARLFISKMKSEVKSLVNRSKQLESTQTDTVRKMQANEKELASCQLLISQHQAKIKSLTDYMQNMEQKKRQLEESHDSLMEELAKLHAQEKMHEVSVMDKEKEHMSRMQDAEEMKKALEQQMESHREAHQKQLSRLRDEIEEKQRILDELKDVNQALQLEKKQLLSGYEKLKQEDQKKDERLQKLVLLNEKREQAKEDLKGLEETVAKELQTLQNLRKLFIQDINSRIGRSMELDTDESGGSLAQKQKIIFLENNLEQLTKVHKQLVRDNADLRCELPKLEKRLRATAERVKILESALREAKESAMRDRKKYQQEVDRIKEVIQAKNQARRNHIAQIAKPIRAGHHHPVASASPGHGVRGGVPSPRRHHQHQPQHHQQQQQQQQYHHRNK, encoded by the exons ATGGTGGATGCAGCTGAATGTTGTGTGAAGGTGATGTGCCGATTCAGGCCACTTAACGAATCGGAAATCACCAGAGGTGACAAATACATACCGAAATTCAAAGGAGAAGACACCGTGGTGATAGCG GGCAAGCCTTATATCTTTGACCGAGTCCTTCCTCCAAACACGACACAAGAACAAGTATATGATGCCTGTGCCAAACAGATTGTTAAAG ATGTACTGGGTGGCTATAATGGGACCATCTTTGCTTATGGCCAAACCTCATCTGGAAAGACTCACACAATGGAG GGCCAGCTCCATAACCCCCAGCTGATGGGCATCATCCCTCGCATCGCCCAGGACATCTTTGACCACATCTACTCTATGGATGAGAACCTGGAGTTCCATATCAAG gtctcttattttgaaatctACCTGGACAAAATCAGAGACTTGCTTGATG TTTCCAAAACCAACCTGGCTGTACATGAGGATAAGAACCGGGTGCCCTTTGTCAAG GGTTGCACAGAGCGGTTTGTGTCCAGTCCAGAGGATGTCATGGATGTGATCGACGAGGGTAAATCCAATCGTCATGTGGCTGTCACAA ACATGAATGAGCACAGCTCCCGCAGTCACAGCATTTTCCTCATTAATATTAAGCAGGAGAATGTGGAGACAGAGAAGAAATTGAGTGGAAAACTGTATCTGGTGGATCTTGCAGGAAGTGAAAAG GTCAGTAAAACTGGAGCAGAAGGATCTGTGTTGGACGAGGCTAAAAATATCAATAAGTCTCTCTCTGCTCTGGGGAACGTCATCTCAGCCCTGGCTGAAGGAACC AAAACCCATGTGCCCTACAGAGATAGTAAAATGACCAGGATCCTACAGGACTCTTTGGGTGGGAACTGCAGAACCACCATCGTCATCTGCTGCTCTCCCTCTGTATTTAATGAGGCTGAGACCAAATCCACTCTCATGTTTGGTCAGAG GGCCAAAAcaatcaaaaacacagtttctGTAAACATGGAGCTCACAGCTGAGGAATGGAAGAAGAAAtatgagaaagagaaagagaagaccAGAGGTCTGAAAATCATCATCCAGCGGCTAGAAAATGAGCTCAAAAGATGGCGAAAAG GTGAGACTGTACCTGTTGATGAGCAGCACAGCAGTAAAGAATCAAAGAATTCAGAAGCCGCTCCCATAATTGACACTTCGGCTCCTCCCCCTGAGCCTCTTTCTGATTCAGAGAAAACCCAGTATGAGGAGCTGATCAATGACCTATATCAGCAGCTAGACGACAAG GATGATGAGATCAACCAGCACAGTCAGCTGGCAGAGAACCTGAAGCAGCAGATGGTGGATCAGGATGAG TTACTGGCATCCACACGGCGTGACTATGAGAAGATCCAGGACGATCTGAGCCGTTTGCAGCATGAGAACGAGGCAGCAAAAGAGGAGGTGAAAGAGGTGCTCCAGGCCTTAGAGGAGCTAGCGGTGAACTACGACCAGAAAAGCCATGAGGTGGAGGAGAGAGGCAAGACAAACCAACAGCTCTCAGAGGAGCTTGTGCAAAAGAGT GCCACTCTGGCTGGTGTGGAGAGGGATCTGTCTGCCCTGCAGGAACTCAGTGGACATCACAAAAAGAGATCAGCAGAGATCCTCGGTCTATTGCTCCGGGACCTCAATGAGATTGGCAGTGTTATTGCCTTGAATGACCACAAG ATGGCAGAGATGAACGGAGGAATGGAGGAGGAATTCACCATGGCACGGCTCTTCATCAGTAAGATGAAGTCAGAAGTGAAGTCTCTGGTCAACCGCAGTAAACAGCTTGAGagcacacagacagacacagtgCGCAAAATGCAGGCCAACGAGAAGGAGCTCGCTTCCTGCCAGCTCCTGATCTCTCAG CATCAGGCAAAGATCAAATCCCTCACAGACTACATGCAGAACATGGAACAGAAGAAGAGACAGCTGGAGGAAAGTCACGACTCACTAATGGAGGAGCTCGCTAAACTCCACGCACAAG AAAAGATGCATGAGGTGTCAGTCATGGATAAGGAAAAGGAACACATGAGCAGGATGCAGGACGCTGAGGAAATGAAG AAAGCCCTGGAACAGCAGATGGAAAGCCACAGAGAGGCTCATCAGAAACAGCTCTCGCGTCTGCGAGATGAGATTGAAGAGAAACAGAGGATCTTGGATGAGCTTAAGGA TGTGAACCAGGCTCTTCAGCTTGAAAAGAAGCAGCTCCTGTCTGGCTATGAAAAGCTCAAACAGGAGGATCAGAAGAAGGACGAAAGACTGCAGAAGCTTGT ttTGCTGAATGAAAAGAGGGAGCAAGCCAAAGAAGATCTCAAAGGTCTGGAAGAGACTGTG GCCAAAGAGCTCCAGACTCTCCAAAACCTGCGTAAGCTGTTCATCCAGGACATCAATAGTCGCATTGGGCGA AGTATGGAGTTGGACACTGATGAATCTGGGGGAAGTCTGgcacaaaaacagaaaataattttCCTGGAGAACAACCTGGAACAGCTCACTAAAGTCCACAAGCAG CTGGTACGTGATAATGCAGACTTAAGATGTGAGCTGCCCAAACTGGAGAAGCGCCTGCGTGCAACTGCTGAGCGTGTGAAGATCCTGGAGTCTGCTCTGAGAGAGGCCAAAGAAAGTGCCATGAGAGACCGTAAGAAGTACCAGCAGGAGGTGGACCGCATCAAGGAGGTCATCCAAGCCAAGAATCAGGCCAGGAGGAACCACATTGCACAGATCG CTAAGCCTATTCGTGCTGGACATCATCACCCAGTGGCTTCTGCCTCACCGGGCCACGGTGTCAGAGGGGGTGTCCCAAGCCCACGACGACACCACCAGCACCAACCGCAGCAccaccaacagcagcagcagcagcagcagtaccATCACAGGAACAAGTGA